A region of Vitis riparia cultivar Riparia Gloire de Montpellier isolate 1030 chromosome 1, EGFV_Vit.rip_1.0, whole genome shotgun sequence DNA encodes the following proteins:
- the LOC117916305 gene encoding LOW QUALITY PROTEIN: paramyosin (The sequence of the model RefSeq protein was modified relative to this genomic sequence to represent the inferred CDS: inserted 1 base in 1 codon) → MTSAGEEDADAVLSDVEGDDPVPVPIVIKNPSQEDVSVERFRELLAEVDRERQAREAAENSKSELLVAFNRLKSLAHEAIKKRDESTRQRDEALREKEEVLRSNDKVSGELAEAIKLKDEVLKQRDEIAKQLDEAVKAREASRSEIETSAQMLVTGIEKISGKVSNFKNFTAGGLPRSQKYTGLPAIAYGVIKRTNEIVEELVRQMDATTKSRNDAREQMEHRNYEIAIEVSQLEATISGLREEVSKKTSVVENLEKSMAEKDAKISDMEREMSEKIQLAENEMSELKQIVSEYDLKLGNLESIMESQRHLLFDQLNLVSKIHDRIYDVIRIVDDNKLDQSEVSESLFLPQATDMEENIRASLAGMESIYELTRIVGEKIRNLMEDQSREAKSLNETVTRLVKEKEQIGSFLRSALSRRMALDPSSKMKELFQVAENGLREAGIEFKFSNLLEDGKVMASHDKVGVLETEEDELYNMTGALEHIVKASQLEIIELQHSVDELRAESSLLKEHMEAQTKELNHRQCRIEELEEKERVANESVEGLMMDIAAAEEEITRWKVAAEQEAAAGRAVEQEFVSQLSAIRQELEEAKQAVMESEKKLKFKEETAAAAMEARDAAEKSLRLADLRASRLRDRVEELTHQLEESDTREDSRRSRNGPRYVCWPWEWLGLNFVGLHQPDTNQQNSNXMELSEPLL, encoded by the exons ATGACGAGCGCCGGTGAGGAAGACGCCGATGCCGTGTTGAGCGATGTGGAAGGTGACGATCCGGTGCCTGTGCCGATCGTCATCAAGAATCCGTCTCAGGAGGATGTATCCGTGGAGAGATTTCGAGAGCTTCTTGCCGAGGTGGATCGAGAGCGGCAAGCTCGGGAGGCAGCGGAGAATTCGAAATCGGAATTGCTAGTGGCCTTTAATCGGTTAAAGAGTCTTGCTCATGAGGCAATTAAGAAGCGAGATGAGAGCACGAGGCAACGGGATGAGGCATTGCGTGAAAAGGAAGAAGTTTTGAGATCAAATGATAAAGTTTCGGGGGAATTGGCGGAAGCAATCAAATTGAAAGATGAGGTTCTGAAGCAGAGGGATGAGATTGCTAAGCAATTGGATGAGGCGGTGAAGGCAAGGGAAGCCTCACGATCTGAGATTGAAACTTCAGCACAAATGCTTGTGACTGGAATTGAGAAGATTTCAGGAAAGGTGAGTAATTTCAAGAATTTTACAGCAGGGGGATTGCCAAGGTCTCAGAAGTACACTGGATTGCCTGCCATTGCTTATGGAGTTATTAAGAGGACAAATGAAATAGTTGAAGAACTTGTTAGACAGATGGATGCAACAACTAAGTCCAGGAATGATGCTCGTGAACAGATGGAGCATAGAAATTATGAGATTGCTATTGAAGTGTCTCAGCTTGAAGCAACCATTAGTGGGCTGAGAGAAGAAGTTTCGAAGAAAACATCTGTTGTTGAGAATCTGGAGAAATCTATGGCTGAGAAGGATGCAAAGATATCAGATATGGAAAGAGAGATGTCAGAGAAGATTCAACTGGCAGAAAATGAAATGTCTGAACTTAAACAAATAGTCAGTGAGTATGATCTTAAGTTGGGGAATTTGGAATCAATAATGGAGTCACAGAGGCATCTATTGTTTGACCAGTTAAATTTGGTATCCAAAATTCATGACCGAATTTATGATGTTATCAGGATTGTTGATGACAATAAATTGGATCAGTCAGAGGTCTCTGAGTCTTTGTTTCTTCCACAAGCAACAGACATGGAGGAGAACATCCGTGCTTCTTTAGCAGGCATGGAATCTATTTATGAGTTAACCAGAATTGTTGGAGAAAAGATAAGGAATTTAATGGAGGATCAGAGTCGTGAAGCAAAGAGTTTAAATGAAACGGTGACCCGATTAGTTAAGGAGAAAGAACAAATCGGATCTTTCCTGAGAAGTGCTTTGTCAAGAAGGATGGCATTAGATCCATCATCCAAAATGAAAGAGTTGTTTCAAGTTGCAGAAAATGGTTTAAGAGAGGCTGGGATAGAATTCAAATTTAGCAATCTTCTTGAGGATGGGAAGGTTATGGCGTCTCATGATAAAGTTGGTGTTTTGGAAACAGAGGAGGATGAACTATACAATATG ACTGGTGCTTTGGAGCATATTGTTAAGGCATCTCAGCTTGAGATCATTGAACTGCAGCATTCAGTAGATGAATTAAG GGCAGAGTCAAGTTTACTTAAAGAGCATATGGAGGCTCAAACAAAGGAGCTCAACCATAGGCAGTGTCGCATAGAGGAGCTTGAAGAGAAGGAAAGAGTAGCAAATGAAAgt GTTGAAGGGCTTATGATGGATATTGCTGCTGCTGAAGAAGAAATTACAAGATGGAAAGTGGCAGCAGAACAAGAAGCTGCAGCAGGCAGAGCTGTCGAACAAGAATTTGTGTCTCAG TTATCAGCGATTCGTCAGGAACTCGAAGAGGCAAAGCAAGCTGTGATGGAGTCGGAGAAAAAGCTCAAATTCAAAGAAGAGACAGCAGCTGCTGCAATGGAAGCTAGAGATGCTGCTGAGAAATCGTTGAGATTGGCAGACTTGCGGGCATCTAGGTTAAGGGATAGGGTGGAGGAGCTGACTCATCAGCTTGAGGAGTCTGATACCAGGGAAGACTCAAGGAGGAGTCGAAATGGGCCAAGATATGTATGCTGGCCTTGGGAATGGCTCGGGCTGAACTTTGTAGGTTTACACCAGCCTGACACGAACCAACAGAATTCAA GAATGGAGCTTTCCGAACCTCTTCTCTGA